In a genomic window of Ipomoea triloba cultivar NCNSP0323 chromosome 3, ASM357664v1:
- the LOC116014438 gene encoding uncharacterized protein LOC116014438 isoform X1, with translation MLCSISAQKSGTSKWLDRLRSSKGFPPGDYLNLEQFLRQTSNSPAPINPTTKLGQTNLASVSCSEKQQVLETPVDPAGGKQLFNAFTNVLSELFNMGESSNFPAQKKGPRKQINPRFFAASTSSELNNVSGSGDDRGKDKSASPMSDDQSRVEMKLLEQSEEEEEKIDAHLFGFSRSEVTVIDTSCAPWKCDKLLFRKKNVWKVRDKRSKTTIHLGKKKKRKANEDGNFGGIKKHKVSNGEETKIPNIIEGLQPGNKFEEGCKKTLDSVGQTVEKKHRDFALKKANSSVVLIKNIPASKKSGTGIPKTNLKSSHHRPPPKLT, from the exons ATGTTGTGTTCTATCTCCGCCCAGAAATCCGGCACTTCTAAATGGCTCGACCGTCTCCGATCCTCCAAGGGCTTCCCGCCCGGAGACTACCTCAATCTTGAACAGTTCTTGCGTCAGACCAGCAATTCTCCTGCTCCAATTAACCCCACCACCAAGTTGGGGCAAACTAACCTCGCTTCAGTGTCCTGCTCGGAGAAACAACAGGTTCTTGAAACTCCGGTCGATCCCGCCGGGGGTAAACAGCTCTTCAACGCGTTTACCAATGTCCTCTCTGAGCTGTTCAATATGGGAGAATCGAGTAATTTCCCAGCGCAAAAAAAGGGGCCCCGGAAACAAATTAACCCTAGGTTCTTCGCCGCTTCTACTTCGTCGGAATTGAATAATGTTTCCGGCTCCGGAGATGACCGGGGGAAAGACAAGAGCGCGTCTCCGATGAGCGATGATCAGAGTAGAGTGGAAATGAAGCTACTGGAGCAAAGCGAGGAAGAGGAGGAGAAGATAGATGCACATTTATTTGGGTTTTCCCGGAGCGAGGTTACTGTGATAGACACGAGCTGTGCGCCATGGAAATGCGATAAATTGTTGTTCAGAAAGAAGAATGTGTGGAAGGTTCGCGACAAGAGATCTAAGACGACGAtacatttggggaagaagaagaagaggaaagccaatgAGGATGGGAATTTCGGTGGAATTAAGAAACACAAGGTTTCGAATGGAGAAGAGACTAAAATTCCAAACATTATCGAA GGACTTCAACCAGGGAATAAATTTGAAGAAGGCTGTAAAAAGACATTAGATAGTGTTGGCCAGACTGTTGAAAAGAAGCATAGAGACTT TGCATTGAAGAAAGCAAACTCATCTGTTGTTCTCATAAAAAACATTCCGGCAAGTAAGAAGAGTGGAACAGGCATCCCCAAGACTAACTTGAAGTCATCTCATCATCGACCCCCACCGAAGCTGACTTAA
- the LOC116011805 gene encoding uncharacterized protein LOC116011805, which yields MFAFVVPVCIAFLLGVFVGWNWKPKWARSLCFWNSNFDFSALFKPHSLSSVVDYSVSEKDQIVLPPDDTPESSSSLKDKKKEIGIVTDVDLEHLYHLVGRKDGGPPWKHMMDRSTPSMSYQAWQRDPESGPPQYCSRTVYEDATPELLRDFFWDDEFRFKWDDMILHASTIEECPITGTMVVHWVRKFPFFCSDREYIIGRRIWESGRSYYCVTKGVPWPSIPRRDRPRRVDLYYSSWYIRAVEPQRSDGEMSSACEVILFHHEDMGIPWEVAKFGVRHGMWGTVKNIERGFRAYQKYRATGGAISRCAFMAQINTKLDPAYLNSSPEGIQSDSTESQLIGTVDNKPGDRARGAFNIPKLLVIAGAVAVACSLDPGLLPKSLLVEVAKRFASIGRGGPRL from the exons ATGTTTGCGTTTGTAGTGCCTGTTTGTATTGCGTTTCTTTTGGGTGTTTTTGTGGGATGGAATTGGAAACCCAAATGGGCGAGGAGCTTGTGCTTCTGGAattctaattttgatttttctgCTCTCTTTAAACCCCATAGCTTAAGCTCTGTTGTGGACTATTCTGTCTCGGAGAAGGATCAAATTGTATTGCCACCGGATGATACCCCTGAAAGCAG CTCATCGCTGAAAGATAAGAAGAAGGAGATTGGGATTGTTACGGATGTTGATTTGGAACATTTATACCATCTAGTTGGTAGAAAGGATGGTGGTCCCCCTTGGAAGCATATGATGGATCGTTCCACTCCTAGTATGAGCTATCAAGCATGGCAGAGAGATCCAGAG agTGGTCCTCCTCAATACTGCAGCAGAACTGTGTATGAAGATGCAACTCCAGAATTATTAAGGGACTTCTTTTGGGACGATGAATTTCGATTTAAATGGGATGATATGATTCTACATGCATCGACTATAGAAGAATGTCCCATCACCGGAACGATGGTTGTCCATTGGGTAAGAAAG TTTCCATTTTTCTGCAGTGATAGAGAATACATAATTGGTCGTCGAATATGGGAATCAGGAAGATCATATTATTGTGTTACCAAG GGAGTGCCATGGCCTTCTATTCCAAGACGGGACAGACCGAGGCGTGTTGATCTATACTATTCAAGTTGGTACATTCGAGCAG TGGAACCGCAGAGATCAGATGGTGAAATGAGCAGTGCTTGTGAGGTGATACTATTTCATCACGAGGACATGGGTATCCCGTGGGAAGTTGCAAAGTTTGGGGTTAGACACGGCATGTGGGGAACTGTGAAGAACATTGAACGTGGGTTTCGAGCATACCAGAAGTATAGAGCAACCGGTGGTGCAATTTCTCGGTGTGCATTCATGGCTCAAATCAACACAAAACTTGATCCGGCCTACCTCAACTCATCACCGGAGGGTATTCAATCTGATTCAACCGAGTCTCAGTTGATAGGTACAGTTGACAATAAACCCGGGGACAGGGCCAGGGGGGCCTTCAACATCCCAAAGCTCCTAGTTATTGCGGGGGCTGTAGCTGTTGCTTGCAGTCTTGATCCAGGGCTCCTACCTAAGTCGCTTTTAGTTGAAGTTGCCAAACGGTTTGCAAGTATAGGAAGAGGAGGACCGCGCTTATGA
- the LOC116012340 gene encoding 60S acidic ribosomal protein P1-like: MSVGELACTYAALILYDDGIPATAEKIATLVKAANVSVESYWPSLFAKLCEKRNIEDLIMNVGAGGGGGAVAVAAPAAGGAAPAAAAPAAEEKKEEPKEESDDDMGFSLFD, translated from the exons ATGTCAGTTGGAGAACTCGCTTGCACCTATGCCGCTCTCATTCTCTACGATGATGGAATTCCAGCCACG GCTGAGAAGATTGCTACACTGGTGAAGGCGGCTAATGTTTCCGTGGAGTCATACTGGCCCAGCCTCTTCGCGAAGCTCTGTGAGAAGAGGAATATCGAGGATCTCATCATGAACGTGGGCGctggtggcggcggcggcgctgttgctgttgctgctcCTGCTGCCGGCGGTGCTGcccctgctgctgctgctccGGCTGCTGAGGAGAAGAAG gaagaaccaaaggaagagAGTGACGACGACATGGGATTCAGCTTGTTTGATTAG
- the LOC116014438 gene encoding uncharacterized protein LOC116014438 isoform X2, translated as MLCSISAQKSGTSKWLDRLRSSKGFPPGDYLNLEQFLRQTSNSPAPINPTTKLGQTNLASVSCSEKQQVLETPVDPAGGKQLFNAFTNVLSELFNMGESSNFPAQKKGPRKQINPRFFAASTSSELNNVSGSGDDRGKDKSASPMSDDQSRVEMKLLEQSEEEEEKIDAHLFGFSRSEVTVIDTSCAPWKCDKLLFRKKNVWKVRDKRSKTTIHLGKKKKRKANEDGNFGGIKKHKVSNGEETKIPNIIEGLQPGNKFEEGCKKTLDSVGQTVEKKHRDL; from the exons ATGTTGTGTTCTATCTCCGCCCAGAAATCCGGCACTTCTAAATGGCTCGACCGTCTCCGATCCTCCAAGGGCTTCCCGCCCGGAGACTACCTCAATCTTGAACAGTTCTTGCGTCAGACCAGCAATTCTCCTGCTCCAATTAACCCCACCACCAAGTTGGGGCAAACTAACCTCGCTTCAGTGTCCTGCTCGGAGAAACAACAGGTTCTTGAAACTCCGGTCGATCCCGCCGGGGGTAAACAGCTCTTCAACGCGTTTACCAATGTCCTCTCTGAGCTGTTCAATATGGGAGAATCGAGTAATTTCCCAGCGCAAAAAAAGGGGCCCCGGAAACAAATTAACCCTAGGTTCTTCGCCGCTTCTACTTCGTCGGAATTGAATAATGTTTCCGGCTCCGGAGATGACCGGGGGAAAGACAAGAGCGCGTCTCCGATGAGCGATGATCAGAGTAGAGTGGAAATGAAGCTACTGGAGCAAAGCGAGGAAGAGGAGGAGAAGATAGATGCACATTTATTTGGGTTTTCCCGGAGCGAGGTTACTGTGATAGACACGAGCTGTGCGCCATGGAAATGCGATAAATTGTTGTTCAGAAAGAAGAATGTGTGGAAGGTTCGCGACAAGAGATCTAAGACGACGAtacatttggggaagaagaagaagaggaaagccaatgAGGATGGGAATTTCGGTGGAATTAAGAAACACAAGGTTTCGAATGGAGAAGAGACTAAAATTCCAAACATTATCGAA GGACTTCAACCAGGGAATAAATTTGAAGAAGGCTGTAAAAAGACATTAGATAGTGTTGGCCAGACTGTTGAAAAGAAGCATAGAGACTTGTAA